A stretch of the Rhodospirillaceae bacterium genome encodes the following:
- a CDS encoding TonB-dependent receptor: MRRVSKLEDRARISQRRQISRRPAARWCLAAVLVAAAPAAAASAEPKAADERTSVASHIPGSVGGVRPVHVITRQEIERSGASTIADLVSNLNDYNNFGIYRSLLGGAAFMVDGRPTSGLSALPLQAVERIEILSDSAGALYPDNPGGAINIVLRHGFEGATAWAATERPARPGSEIENVGAMWGGKIGRGRLTIGVDGFRQAEIRNKDRPYTAASWTDGGSFAGVSGVSVGGNTIFVTDGNGTNTTADDVTVARPLGECSGSSYTGFLSNPNSITGTGCGFAWADIAWIDDHPRLERYSLFANFDHPLRKGATFYAAARFSQGKTKFRYAPLTGPFTFDFSNNPNQALLDFRTRLLSSDLDLPGDFIVNEVTKVTLNHRFTAHGNREWHTDLLEYDLATGVRGRLGAGIGYDMHVRSHRVSSLQRSGTFVSERLIRQAIIDGSYNLEDPLNPPSDPVAAAAHREAVRNSAVRQKYSTDTSLRGARLVLDGPGGPLPGGPLRWAAGLEVDHREERTNQIFRSNSGTHDVSDVIGQGGASYSGERLRWSAFGELRLPLHQDWTVALAVRHDRHDDVGPTWSYQAATVWRLHKVLSLRGSWETGRSPATLQSLHSPPSGGFPRVCDTKTHTGPLADCPRPQIEATYVSNPELEPHKTQVYTIGAKATLGRLSVSADWFRIENSETPGRLSSQKIVDIDATGGSLPSGAAVIREGNLLRRVVNPLVNSGESETSGVNVRAGARWKFGELDTGFDLRWLHVLDDEARVDGIEQPGDFPRNRIHATLSAGPGLRGRGWIVDWHTRAISEYSNIDNSGRFKTWIAHDVGLDWRNVFGVKDLTLRGGVFNLGDAGPPTDTSNPQNREDRYDAVRGRTFYLSLKAKW; this comes from the coding sequence ATGCGCCGTGTATCGAAACTTGAGGATCGTGCCCGGATTTCACAGCGCCGGCAAATTTCCCGCCGCCCGGCTGCCCGGTGGTGCCTGGCGGCGGTGCTGGTCGCCGCCGCGCCCGCGGCCGCCGCTTCGGCCGAGCCCAAGGCGGCGGACGAGCGGACATCCGTGGCCAGCCACATTCCGGGTTCGGTCGGCGGCGTGCGGCCGGTCCATGTCATAACCCGGCAAGAGATCGAACGGTCCGGCGCGTCGACTATCGCGGATCTGGTGTCGAACCTAAACGATTACAACAATTTCGGCATATATCGGTCCCTGTTGGGCGGCGCTGCGTTCATGGTTGACGGTCGCCCCACTTCAGGTCTGAGCGCGCTGCCGCTTCAGGCCGTTGAACGCATCGAAATCCTGAGCGACAGCGCCGGAGCGCTCTATCCCGACAACCCGGGCGGCGCGATCAACATCGTACTGCGCCACGGCTTCGAGGGCGCAACGGCCTGGGCCGCCACCGAACGCCCGGCCCGGCCGGGCAGCGAAATCGAGAATGTCGGCGCCATGTGGGGCGGCAAGATCGGCCGCGGCCGATTGACGATCGGCGTCGACGGTTTCCGGCAAGCCGAGATCCGCAACAAAGACCGGCCCTACACCGCCGCTTCCTGGACCGATGGAGGGTCGTTCGCTGGCGTCTCCGGCGTCAGCGTGGGCGGCAATACGATATTCGTCACCGACGGCAACGGGACAAACACCACTGCGGACGATGTGACGGTGGCGCGTCCGTTGGGCGAGTGTTCGGGCAGCAGCTATACCGGGTTCCTGTCCAACCCCAACAGCATAACGGGTACCGGCTGCGGCTTTGCCTGGGCCGATATCGCCTGGATCGACGATCACCCGCGCCTCGAACGCTACAGCTTGTTCGCCAATTTCGACCACCCGCTCAGAAAGGGCGCGACTTTCTATGCCGCGGCCCGGTTCTCCCAGGGCAAAACGAAGTTCCGCTACGCGCCGCTCACCGGCCCGTTCACCTTCGATTTTTCCAATAATCCGAATCAGGCACTGCTGGATTTCAGGACCCGGCTGCTCTCAAGCGACCTCGATCTTCCCGGCGACTTTATCGTGAATGAGGTTACGAAGGTGACCCTCAATCACCGCTTCACCGCCCACGGCAACCGGGAATGGCATACCGATCTGCTCGAATACGACTTGGCGACGGGCGTGCGCGGACGCCTCGGAGCGGGAATCGGCTACGACATGCATGTGCGCAGCCATCGCGTTTCTTCCCTGCAACGTAGCGGCACCTTCGTGAGCGAGCGCCTGATTCGGCAGGCCATCATCGACGGAAGTTACAATCTCGAAGACCCGCTCAATCCCCCGTCCGACCCGGTCGCCGCCGCAGCGCACCGGGAGGCCGTCCGCAATAGCGCCGTCCGGCAGAAGTACAGCACGGATACGTCGCTCCGGGGGGCGCGGCTCGTTCTGGACGGTCCTGGGGGCCCGCTCCCCGGCGGTCCCTTGCGCTGGGCTGCCGGCTTGGAAGTCGACCATCGGGAGGAGCGCACGAACCAAATTTTCCGCAGCAACAGCGGGACCCATGATGTGAGCGACGTGATCGGCCAAGGCGGCGCGTCCTATTCCGGCGAGCGGTTGCGCTGGTCGGCGTTCGGCGAGTTGCGGCTGCCGCTGCACCAGGACTGGACGGTCGCGCTCGCCGTGCGCCACGACCGCCACGACGATGTCGGCCCGACCTGGTCGTACCAGGCCGCCACCGTCTGGCGCCTGCACAAAGTCCTATCGCTGCGCGGGTCCTGGGAAACCGGCCGGAGCCCGGCAACGCTCCAAAGCCTGCACAGCCCGCCTTCGGGGGGCTTTCCGAGAGTCTGCGATACCAAGACGCATACCGGCCCGCTGGCGGATTGTCCGCGCCCCCAGATCGAAGCAACTTACGTCAGCAATCCGGAACTAGAACCCCACAAAACGCAGGTCTACACGATCGGCGCGAAGGCGACCCTGGGCAGATTATCCGTCTCCGCCGACTGGTTCCGGATCGAGAATTCTGAAACGCCGGGCCGGCTGTCATCCCAGAAGATCGTCGATATCGACGCCACGGGCGGATCGCTGCCGTCAGGCGCCGCGGTGATCCGCGAGGGCAATCTGCTCAGGAGGGTCGTCAATCCGTTGGTCAACAGCGGCGAATCCGAAACTTCCGGCGTGAACGTCCGGGCCGGCGCCAGATGGAAATTCGGCGAACTCGATACCGGCTTCGACCTGCGCTGGCTTCATGTGCTCGATGACGAGGCCAGGGTCGACGGCATCGAGCAGCCCGGCGACTTTCCGCGCAACCGCATCCACGCCACCCTCAGCGCGGGCCCGGGCTTGCGCGGGCGCGGCTGGATCGTCGATTGGCACACTCGCGCGATCTCCGAATACTCGAATATCGACAACAGCGGCCGCTTCAAGACGTGGATCGCCCACGATGTCGGGCTGGACTGGCGCAATGTTTTCGGCGTGAAAGACCTGACGCTGCGCGGCGGCGTGTTCAACCTGGGCGACGCAGGGCCGCCCACCGACACGTCGAACCCGCAAAACAGGGAGGACCGCTACGACGCGGTCCGCGGCCGCACCTTCTACCTGTCGCTCAAGGCGAAGTGGTAG
- a CDS encoding glutathione S-transferase family protein, producing MGLMIDGEWHREDRLAGSDDGHYRRAVTAFRDFVTAEGPSPFRAEPGRYHLYVAHACPWAHRTMILRRLRKLESAISVSVVDPHLSDEGWHFSDGPGCIPDSVNGARYLRDIYKKAKDDYTGRVSVPVLWDRKEATIVNNESPEILRMLNTAFNEWGDSEPDFYPPHLRREIDAVNEPIYENVNNGVYRTGFATTQQAYEEAFEALFATLDELEARLDRQRYLVGNRLTEADWRLFPTLVRFDAVYVGHFKCNKRRIADYPNLGNYLRDLYQQPGIAETVNMDHIKRHYYGSQLRINPTGIVPRGPALDLMGPHDRGRFG from the coding sequence ATGGGTTTGATGATTGACGGCGAATGGCACAGGGAAGACCGGCTCGCCGGCTCGGACGACGGGCACTACCGGCGCGCGGTCACCGCGTTCCGCGACTTCGTCACCGCCGAAGGACCGTCGCCGTTCAGGGCCGAGCCCGGCCGCTATCACCTTTATGTGGCGCACGCCTGCCCCTGGGCGCACCGGACGATGATCCTGCGCAGGCTGCGCAAGCTGGAATCGGCGATCTCGGTCTCGGTGGTCGATCCGCATTTGAGCGACGAGGGCTGGCATTTCAGCGACGGACCGGGCTGCATCCCCGACAGCGTCAACGGCGCGCGCTATCTGCGCGACATCTACAAGAAGGCGAAGGACGACTATACCGGCCGGGTTTCCGTCCCCGTTCTGTGGGACAGGAAGGAAGCGACCATCGTCAACAACGAATCGCCCGAAATTCTCCGCATGCTCAACACGGCGTTCAACGAATGGGGCGACAGCGAGCCGGACTTCTATCCGCCGCACCTGCGGCGCGAGATCGACGCCGTGAACGAGCCGATCTACGAGAATGTCAACAACGGCGTCTACAGGACCGGATTCGCCACGACGCAACAGGCCTACGAGGAGGCATTCGAGGCCCTGTTTGCGACCCTGGACGAACTGGAAGCGCGCCTCGACAGGCAGCGCTACCTGGTCGGCAACCGCCTCACCGAGGCGGACTGGCGGCTCTTCCCGACCCTGGTGCGCTTCGACGCCGTCTATGTCGGCCATTTCAAGTGCAACAAGCGCCGGATCGCGGACTATCCCAACCTGGGCAACTACCTGCGCGATCTCTATCAGCAGCCCGGCATCGCCGAAACGGTGAACATGGACCACATCAAGCGGCACTATTACGGCAGCCAGCTGCGCATCAACCCGACCGGCATCGTGCCCAGGGGGCCGGCCCTCGACCTGATGGGCCCTCACGACCGCGGCCGTTTCGGCTGA